From Mus musculus strain C57BL/6J chromosome 8, GRCm38.p6 C57BL/6J, a single genomic window includes:
- the Gm21119 gene encoding ankyrin repeat domain-containing protein 7-like isoform X1, with product MEEEINYDSQTMNIPRRRRWYTHLWRSCLGLRCMHPQKKKKYPLYLIGYDPIGPLQRAASVGDLDTTEKLIHSSQHHVDESDRRKRTSLHYACAHNHPDVVTLLLENNSSINIRDDEGCTPLIKATQRDNVDCASVLLTHNADPNLIDSSGNTAFHHAISRGNIRIVKMLLEHNVDIEAKTEYGLTPLQLATFEQKPEMVEFLAAKCAKSSVTPSWSPSPTVSPCPSSTSPLSSLGLPVCPNPGTSSLSEDRKSSSARRIKLSTGSSAQRTEVKHVRFNEGKVFIVNINMVYSSQSYYPKEE from the exons ATGGAGGAAGAAATCAACTATGATTCCCAGACAATGAACATCCCCAGAAGGAGACGCTGGTACACTCACCTGTGGCGTTCATGTCTGGGTCTTAGATGCATGCAtcctcagaaaaagaagaaatatcccCTCTACTTGATTGGCTATGATCCTATAGGCCCATTACAACGAGCGGCCAGCGTGGGTGACCTTGATACAACAGAGAAGTTAATCCACTCCAGTCAACATCATGTGGATGAATCTGATAGGAGGAAAAG GACTTCGCTGCATTATGCATGTGCCCACAACCATCCAGACGTGGTGACACTATTATTAGAAAATAATTCCAGCATTAACATCCGGGATGATGAAGGCTGCACACCCTTGATTAAG GCCACCCAACGAGACAATGTGGATTGTGCTTCCGTATTGCTCACCCACAATGCAGATCCAAATCTGATAGATTCCAGTGGGAACACAGCCTTCCACCATGCTATATCCAGGGGTAACATAAGGATTGTAAAAATGCTCCTTGAGCACAACGTAGACATTGAAGCCAAAACAGAG taTGGCTTGACACCATTGCAACTTGCAACATTTGAACAGAAACCTGAAATGGTAGAATTTTTAGCAGCAAAGTGTGCAAAAAG CTCAGTgaccccctcctggtcacccagtCCCACagtctctccctgcccctcctccactTCACCTCTGAGCAGTTTGGGACTCCCTGTATGTCCAAACCCTGGCACTTCGTCTCTCTCTGAGGACAGAAAAAGTAGCTCAGCTAGAAGAATAAAACTGAG TACTGGATCGTCAGCTCAGAGAACTGAAGTGAAGCATGTCAGGTTCAATGaag gTAAGGTTTTTATAGTGAATATAAATATGGTATATAGTAGCCAGTCCTATTACCCTAAAGAAGAGTAG